TCCGGGGAGTGGCTTCTGCTGACCAGTCCGACGCCGTTTAACCGGTCCGTGCTGGTGAGGTGTCCGGCGATTTCGTTGGAGCTGCTGGAGGAGGTGGACGAGAGGCTGGTGAAGGAAGGCGGCAACTTCGTCAAGGTGAATTCCGGTTGGATTCTCTCCGGTACTACTGAGACTGATAGTGATGTTGTAGAAAAGTTGGAGTATCAGAGACGCTGTGTGAACACAGACGACGGCGGCGTCGTGTCGTTGGATTGGCCGGCGGGTTTGGACCTTGAAGAAGAGCATGGACTGGACACCACCTTGATTCTGGTGCCTGGCACCGCCCAAGGGAGCATGGACCCAAATGTCAGGTCGTTTGTGTGTGAGGCTCTCGGCCGGGGCTGTTTTCCGATCGTCGTGAACCCTAGGGGCTGTGCTGGCTCACCTCTGACCACGCCGCGGTATGACCTCACTCCCTTGAGTCTTGTATCATAGTGATTGAATAGTTGAATGCTAGTTGTGTGATATGCATATGTAGTGGAATTGATCAATTGTTAGGGAGTAGAGAAGGCTCGAAAATTAGTTGATGACAGTAGGACTAAATTGTATGTAGGTTATTTTCAGCTGCTGATAGCGATGATGTATCCACTGCTGTAGAGTTCATTAATAAGGCGAGGTCAGGGACTACTTTGGTGGGAGTTGGCTGGGGTTACGGTGCAAACATGTTGACAAAGTACCTGGCTGAAATCGGGGAGAGCTCACCGCTTACGGCCGCTACTTGTATAGACAATCCTTTCGATTTGGTGGAGGCCACTAAGTCCTCTCCTCATCGAATGGCCGTGGATCAGCAGTTCACTGAGGGACTGATTGATATTCTGAGATCGAACAAggtatttctttcaaaactttgTGAATGGAATTTACAATCCTGGTATGGAAGGAGTTGGTACTTAGAATGCTCTCTGTGGTCTTAGTGCTAGTATTTATGCTTTGTAGGAACTGTTTCAAGGAAGAGCAAAAGGTTTTGACGTGGATCAAGCTCTCTCCGCAAAATCTGTTCGGGAATTTGAGAAAGCAATCTCCATGGTATCTCATGGTTATGATGACATTGACGATTTTTATTCACAATCAAGTACAAGAGGTGTGGTTGGGAATGTGAAGATTCCCGTTTTATTTATACAGGTGCTGTGGTTTTCAACTTCATGCCATGCTTTTGAACTTTGATGatattatttgtttgtttacTGTGCATTCATATACCAAACCTGTCCTTTTATCAGAAGCGCGACGATGAATCAGCACCACCGTTAACAATTCCACGCAGTTCAATAGCAGAAAATCCATTTACAAGCCTACTCTTGTGCTCCTTTTTTCCTTCTTATGTGGTTGACAATTGCGGATCTGCTCTATCTTGGTGCCAGCGCCTAACAATCGAGGTAAGGTCTAGCTACTTATTCTTTGAGGTTTGGAAGAAGTGGTATGATATCCACCTCATGGTCGTCACTATTAAAGAAGCTGATGGAGTCTCACCTTGGACTTCAATATACTAATGAGGATTGTGTGATTTGCAGTGGCTCACAGCTGTGGAGCTTGGACTTTTAAAGGGTCGCCACCCACTTCTTAAAGATGTGGATCTGCCCTTTGAGCCATCAAGAGAATTAGCTCATGAAGAACGTGATGTTGCTGCTAGCTTCTGGTTAAAATCTAAAAAGAATTCTTCAGATCGATATATCTTGAGCCAGTCAGGTTCTTTAAATGGATATGCAGCAAATAGTACAGAGAAGATGTTCGGAGAAACTGATTCAGCTGCTAGCTTCTGGTTAGCATCTAAAAAGGATTCATGGAGAAAGTCAGAGACTGAACATACAGAGCTGCAAGATGTGAAAAATGGTGTACTGGATAAGATTCACACTGATGATCCCGCGTTGGTTGTACTGGATAAGACTCACCCTGATGATCCAGCGTTGGTCAATGAGGAGGAAGTTAATCCTGCAGATGGTGAAAGAGGTCAAGTGTTACAGACAGCAGAAGTTGTTATGAACATGCTTGATGTAACCATGCCAGATATTCTAactgaagaaaagaagaagaaggtggtgctttaaagttttatttttcatgCTGTGTTTCACATTTGTTATCCCATTTATGTTCATATCATATATTAATTAGGCTCTCTTTGCTTGGTAACTTTCTTGAAACATAGTATAATTTATCAAGCATATGTACCTGAATGTCAGAAATTGTATCTTCTGAAATTTATGTGGGTTTATTTCTTAGTTGCTCCTAGGTGTTAGGAAATAGCTGTCTTTAGGCTCATTAGTAATTTACTATATCAGTACTATACAAGTAATTGTTTCATACTACTATTTCCATTATTATATTTTGCCTGACATTTTTGTGGTCTGCATGCCCAGGTCTTAGCAGCAGTTGATCGAGGAGACACAATAATGCAGGCTTTGCAAGATGCTGTGCCTGAAGATGTTCGGGGGAAGCTAACAGCTGCTGTATCTGGTGTTTTACATGCTCAAGGTCCTAACCTAAAATTTGATCAGCTCCTGGGTGCTGTTCGAATCCCTGATATATCGGCAGGTTTGAAGCCAAAGATCCAAGACGAGAGAATTTCAAGCTCAGAAGGTGCAAAAGAAGACCATCATTCGTCTGATGTGTTGAAAAAATCGGATGATTTGTTGGATAGCTCTGTTGACAGTCAACCGGCTGATAATAAGCTCCCTGGGGAACTAGAACCGGGGTCTCATCCCTCAGAGCAATCACCAACAATTTTAACTCTGGATCCTACATTGAGCACTGATGGGAGCGATATCTCTGGTTCTATGGGGTCTCATCCCTCAGAGCAATCACCAACAATTTTAACTCTGGATCCTACATTGAGCACTGATGGGAGCGATATCTCTGGTTCTATCATCAAGGATACTTCTGAATCAGGAAGTTCTGATTCTGAACATCATAACAATAGTGCAAAGGGATCAGAGCAGACTAAGCCTAACAATTCCACTGGAGTAATTGTCGAGGACAAGAGGAAGCAAGATGGAGGAGATGCTCAGTTAGACACAAAAGTTGAGGAAGGTAATGATAATCAAAAGAAGGAAAACAAGAATACACAGCCTGTAATAGATGAAAGCAAGTCTGATACATCTGATTCCAATGCCCCAGCACCTAGTACCTCAACACCTAATGCTCCGGCACCTGGTGTCCCAGAACCTAATGCCCCGGCACCTAGTGTCCCGGCGCCTAATGCCCCAGCATTTAGTGTTACTGAGGCATTTGATGCCTTAACAGGGATGGATGATTCCACCCAAATGGCAGTTAGCAATGTTTTTGGGGTTTTAGAAAATATGATTACTCAATTGGAGGAGAGTGccgatgatgaaaatgaagcAAACAAGAGTGATTCTGCATCTCTAAAGGAGAATCCTGGTGGTGACAATATTCAAGAAAATTCAGAAATCAGTAAGTCGGACCAGCGTGTTCATGTTGATGGATTAAGCGATATTTCTGTATCTAATGGTCATGTCAATGCTATCGACCAGCAGCCTGATGCAACAACTGTCTTGGAAGAGAAGCCTGCTCAAAGCCCTGTATCAATTAAAGCAAATGGTATCAGTTCACTGGGAAGTGACAGAGTTAATCAGGTAGGTGAGGACAATACTGAGATGAGGGATCAGATGGTTGGTATCGATCATGTAAACAATGTACCACCTTGCTTGACTTCAATACCACCTTGCATAACTTCAATCTCTAGTGGGGTGCATAATTATCTTCTTTCAAAGGTTCGTGCCCAATCACTAGATTTAGATGCAACCGCTTCTTTATTGCTGGACTATTTTCCAGAAGAAGGTCAGTGGAAACTCCTCGAGCAACCTGGAAATGTTGGGGATTCTGTTGATGATGTGGTTGCTCAGAAGGTTGAGGCACAGAAATCTGTTGATGATGAAGTTATTGAACCAgcttatataattttagataCAGAAAAGCATCAGGAGCCAGTAAAAGAATATGAAGCGGTAGATATTGTTGAAGAGAGGGTTGAAATTGGTGAAGATGAAAGAGAGGACTTTGGGGAGTTTGTGAGAAATACTATATTGGATAATTTGACGGTTGAAGTTGGTCGCAGACAAAGTGCTGCTGACATAGAAATAATGGAACCATATCTTACCAGAGAATTGGAACAAGTGGCTAATGCTGTATCGTTTTCTGTTGGAAATGCCTATGATCCACGTTTGGAAGTTGAGTACCATAGTGTTGGCTCAGAAAAAGTCGGTACCCTTCATGGAGAGCATGTGATTACAGCCATATCATCTGCTGTTCAAGAGACTAGCTTCTTAAGAAGAGTAGTGCCAGTTGGTGTAATAGTAGGCTCAAGCTTAGCTGCACTGAGAAAATATTTTGTTGTGGCCACAGTGCGAGATAGTGGCCACGCGAAACCTCCAATTCTTAGTCAAGCTAAAATGTCTGGAGAGCATGATATGGCTAAAGTTAGAGGCACAGAGATTCACCACGTGGCTGTTGATAAGTCTGATCATGTTACAAGGTCGGACAGTTTGATTGATCAGAAAGAGGAAAAGATGGAGTCGGTTGATAAGAAAGAGGAAAAAACGGAGTTGAAGAACTTAAACAACAGTGTTATGGTTGGTGCTGTTACAGCTGCCCTTGGAGCGTCTGCTTTATTGGTGGACCACCAGGTATCTTTGAAACAAATTATGTTTACAGTTTACTTATAATTATAGTTATATGCATATATGCCCATACTTGGGTTTTACTGGACTGCTTACTTTATAGTTGGAGGCGACAAGTTTTTCCTTTCCAATAAGACAACTATGCTAATCAAAATTTTATAACATTAAAATGGTGCCTTTGTTTTTTCATCACCTTGTCTTTGCCTTCCTGATGGTGTTTATTTACTTCTTCTGCTGAAGTGGAAGCTGCCTAATAGGATGTCCATGTGGTTTCCCATTGCCCTTTTGAATAAGTTTGGCCTCTAAATTAATATCCTTTTTATGAAGATAGAAGTCAGCTGACTTTATGTACATACAGGATTCAATCACCGGCAATGAAACTTCTGGGAGTTCATTACAGCCCATCAAGATGAATAGTAATGGTCAGATGGAGCCCGAGAATCCTGAGGAGGCACCTGACAAACACCAAAGTAACATTGTCACGAGCCTTGCTGAGAAAGCTATGTCAGTTGCTGGCCCTGTCGTACCCAAGAACCAAGATGGTGGACTGGATCAAGAAAGGTCTTAGCAAAGAAAGAATATATTCAATTTACACATAAATTTATCTGCTACTGCTGTCTTTTACTAATTTTATTGCTAATTCAAAACCAGATTGGTCGCAATGATGGTTGATATGGGACAAAATGGTGGCATGTTGAGGCTAGTTGGCAAGCTTGCTTTGCTCTGGGGTGGTATGCGTGGTGCAATGAGTTTGACTGACAAGCTAATCCAGTTTCTTCATCTATCTGAGCGTCCCTTGTACCAAAGGTATTCTCTGAATTGATGCAGATTTTAATACTGAGCTAGAAACGCTTTTGGtgtttctttcttcctttttttctttcttttttcatatCGTTCGTGATACATATTGGTGTCTTGAAAAATGTACTCTGATGTTAATCTAtgtagtaaagatactaagaCTATGTGAGTCATAACTTTTTTATCTGTATCATTGCATCATGTTCTCAAGGAATGTCCCTTGTAGTGGAGTTTGACTTCTAGCTTTAAAATTGTTTTACTGATGCTCCTTTGTGCTGATTTTGTGTAACTAGGATTTTGGGTTTTGCTGGTATGACACTTGTTTTATGGTCACCAGTTGCTGTCCCACTACTTCCAACATTTATGCAAAGCTGGGCAACTCATACCCCCTCCAGAATGGCTGATCTTGCTTGCATTATTGGCCTCTACGCTGCATTCATGATACTTGTTACATTATGGGGAAAAAGAATACGTGGATATGAAGATCCCCTTGCAGAATATGGGCTGGATTTGACGTCATTGCCAAAGGTATGAGTTTAACTGAAACTCTGGACAGGAACTGGGTATGTGGTCCGGGTCATGCATGTCTATTCATAAGGATTGAAGACTTGACTTGTGTTTACATGCTCTAGTCATTGTGGGGGAAAGCATTGTTGTTTAATTGAGTCCAATACATTTAAGTTGGGGGTATAAGATTAATTGGATGGTTcctctttgtttttggttttgacTGGCAGACTAGTAATGGAACCCAACGCACGCATTATTTGAACCacccccccccaaaaaaaagaaaaaaaaagaagggagGCTAACTCTCATTAGTCAATACTCAATATGGTTTGAATTGCGGATTATATGGAGCAGAATAGGCTTTCTAAGGAAACTGCGAGTTCAGTATGGGTAAGATTTTAAGGAACAAATATCACTTTTTTGCCCCATTGGATTCGCTAGAAATCAGTACTCACTATCTCCACTACTGCATAAACAATGCTTACTACCTTTCTTGTTTTGTACATAATCTTATAATGTCAGTTGCTAGCTTCCAGTGATATGATTTTTAAAGCTCTGCGCTTGCAGTTGTTCGATCTTTTCAAGGGGTTGATTGGTGGAGCAGTGCTTGTTTTGTCAATGCAATCTGCAAATGCATTACTTGGCTGTGTAGATATCTCTTGGCCTTCCACTCCATCTTCTTTAGATGCCATGAAATTGCTCCAAGTGTCTGGACAAGTACTTAAGTTGGTTGGTCAAAGTATCTTAACAGCAACTGGCGTTGCTCTTGTGGAAGAATTATTCTTCAGGTCATGGCTCCCTCAAGAAATTGCTGCAGATCTTGGATATCATCGATCTATAATATTATCAGGACTTGCATTCTCATTATGCCAGAGGTTGCCTTTATTTATTGTACGTCATTTGTTTGCCTTCTTGAGGTCTTGTCTTCTTCAGTCTCATCATTTCTTTTAATGGGATTTCAGGTCTCTGTGGGCAATACCAGGACTTTGGCTGCTATCTGTGAGTTTAGCTGGTGCTCGGCAAAGAAACCAAGGCAGCCTTTCTGTTCCAATTGGGTTGCGTGCAGGAATGCTTGCTTCAAGTTTCATCTTACAGAGGGGTGGTTTTCTAACCTACCGGGCTAACTCTCCTCTTTGGATTATCGGAACACACCATTTTGAACCATTCAGTGGGCTAACTGGTTTTGCATTCGCTTTATTATTGGCAATAATTCTATACCCGAGAGAGCCTCTGCCTACAGAGAGTATGGAAAGTACAACTGAGGAATAACTATATCTGATACCAGTGAACATGTTATCGATGATGTTAAGGCGTTTTGACCCTGAAACCAGGAACAGCCTAGGGGTTATGGGGAAGCAAGTACAACAAAGACCAGGTTCAAAGGTGGAAAGGAAATTGAAAGTTGAAAGTGCTTCATAGTAGCTTTTGATCTTTCATGACAGATGGTCACCAAGGCTGTGTATATACATACAAAATCAAAGGTGGTAGGCAATTCCGTGACTAGGAAATGAGCTCGTGTCTTCAATCATCATCCCCATATGATCCGATCAAGTGCTCTTGACTGCAACTTCAACTCTTTTTGCTTCTTCGGTTCTTCCCATCactatacatgtatatatatgtatgtatagtGATAAGTACTAATACtgtaaaaatatatagaagGAACTGCATATATTGCAGCTGTAAAAATACTGTACATTTGTAATAAGTAATAACCAAGTCCAAATGCCAATAGTTGAAGGCGAGTTTTGTTGCTgagagtatatatatacattgttgaggaataaaatagaaaaagggAATTTTTCCAGCGTAGGGATTCCCTCGCGAATTTTCACCTCTTCATTCTGgaaaattagtatatatttaaGACGAGGGCATACAACTTACTCAGATTGAGGAACGGAGAACAACGATTGAGGTATAAAGCCGAGTCCAGGAAGACAGATATGCAGAAGCAAATAACAAGAAGCTCAAGGAAGGTCAGGATCAGATACGATTGTGAAATACTAGACTTGGCAAGAATGAACAAGGTGTccgaaaataacaatggccaGTATTTTCTACCTTGACGGTCTCTTTGCGTTCGATGGCACCACATGCAGATATTGAAGTAGCTTTCTGGGActatatatggataaaaacTCGTTTTATTTACTTTGAACATTGTATTTATTGTGTCTCATCTTAAGGTCGTATTGTGAATCGATAATGAGATATCTAAAGCCCAAATTCATAATCGATAATGAGATTGAGATAATGGTGATAGTGAGAAATACGATCGGATAATTGATGAATGGGTTTAAAGCCCAAATTCAAAACATTTCCAATTACAATCAGCAATGATGAATTGAAAATGGAAAAATTAAAGGAGAAGGAAAGCCAGAACACATAATCACAATATTTAGTTATTCTCCCAAACCGCCAAGGAAAACTTGATGATGACACTCGGCTAACAGATTGCTTCTGCCTCTTTTATTTACTTGATCTTGCACTTTACTCCTCAGCAAGAGGAACAGAATCGGCCTGGAAAGGTAAACAGAAATTTGGTGAGTAAAAATGCGTGAAGAAAATTTAGTATAAGTGGGGAATTCTAAGGCAAATAACTCACCAGCTTTTTGTACTTGAGAGCATAGAACATTTCAATGTAGCGACGGCTCTCAAGGCGATCAAGGTTAGAGACATGCTTCCAGAACCCATAAACTCCAGTCAAGGTCAGGAGCCTTTCAGAGTAGATCTGCCAGGTGTACCTAAACAACAAGAAACCAAATATTGGATGAGCTATTCAACAAACTGTGTGAAATGAAGTGTAATAGATAGAGATCAGAAGATGCTTTGCTTACTTCTCTTCGATACGCTGCAGGCCTCCCTGGGAAATCTTGTCCCAGTGAGAAGGGTCTTTCTTGCACTTCTCAAAGAAGTCAACAAGGATCTCAGCAGCTTGCTCACCATGGTATGGATCAATATGGTAGCCGGATTTTCCGTGCACAATAATCTCAGCCGGGCCACCTTTGCAAGTAGCGAATGTGGGCAAACCACAAGTCATGGCCTCAACAACAGTCAAACCAAAGGCTTCATACACAGCAGGCTGCACAAAAGCTCCCTTGGTGTCACAAATGACACGGTAGAGTTCACCATTCCTCACGCGGTTCATCTGAGAAGAAATCCATCTGAACTGCCCATTCAGCTTGTAGGTGTCAATCAGCTCATACATCTTCTTAAGCTCAGCCTTCTCCTCATTGTCCTGGGACTCCTTTCGTCGATCCCCAGCAACAACAACCAAGTTAACCAGCTCTCTAAGCTTCTTGTTCTTACCATACCACTCAACCAGCCCAGTGATGTTCTTTACACGGTCCAGCCTTGCCATTGTGAAGATGATCGGCTTGTTCCTGTCCTTCAACACACACAAGTGTTCTTTATTCTCCTCTTGGCTGTAGATGAGCTCTTCGAGTTCAGGGTGGAAATGTGTCAACCTCTTTTCCTTCTCAGTATAAGGGAAGTAAATGTCCATGTCAGCCCCTGGTGAAACAATGTTGAACTTGGGGTCGAAGACATCAATCCCATGAACAACACGGTACAGACCAGGCATGGTGAAAGCGGTGTGACTCTCGTACTGGCCTACAGTGTCTTTGCTTCCAGCAATCTCCTGGAAGGTACTGGTGATGATGAAGTCGGTGTGGTTCATGGCGATAAGATCAGCAGTGAACTGGCAAGAGAAGTGGTACTTGTCATCTAGTTTCTTCCAGTAGAGGTCGGAATCAGGGTACTTTGTCTTCTCCAAAGCATGGGCAATGGTGCACTGAGTAACATGCAACTTATGAGCCAACAACGAGGCCACAATGTTACCATCACTGTAGTTTCCAATAATGAGATCAGGCTTGCCCTGGAACTCTTTAGCAAGTTCTGTTGCAACATCCTAAAATCACCAAAGATGGTCAGTCTGAATCCGAGTTAAATACAAACCAATAAAAAAGAGACGGGGGTAAAATCAATGGAACAAGGTCCTCACCTCGGTGTAAGTCTCTAGGTATGGCCACACCTCGAATCTTGAGATCCATTTGCGGACAATACCCTTCTCGGTTCTAAAGGGAACACGAAGAATATCAGAATGTTTGGTATTGTACACCTTCTCGAGACGTTGACCACAAGTAGTTCCAACGGCATCAGGAAGGAGCCTTGTGACCTGAGTTGTTAGGTCATATTAACATTAGATAAAGGTACATGATTATTGAACTTAATGAACAAATAGCTAGAGAAATATCAGATTCAGAAAACGACTTACAATAAGAATGCGAGGGGTAATGTCAAGCCCTTGTTCCTTAATACGTCTGAGCATCTCATTCTCCAAAGCACGAACTTGATCCAAGATATAAACAACCTAGAAACAGCAATACAACATAAAGGATTATTAATCaactaaaacaaacacaaaataaGACTTCGAAGAACATAAACATGCTCATAGACTGACCTGGCCACCAGTGTCAGGGTACCCCAACACATTGTCTTGTGCAAAGTAACCATGAGGAGACATGATCACAACATTGAACACCATGGGAACTTTGCCAAGGAACCTTTCGAGATTGCAGGGATCAGGTGCCTCAAGGAGTTCCAAGAGGAGTTGGATCATATCGAGCACGCGCTCAGCGTTGTTTCCCCAACCTCTCTCCAAACCAAGATCCTGCAACTTGGCCTCAAATGTTTTGTATGGGGTTGCTGGTGCGAGCGTAGACAGAAACTCCTCTGCCTTCCTCAGAACATGTTGAAGTGCATTCACATTCTGAATTCTGTCATTAAGCATCATATTCTGCACCAACAAAACCCCAATCAATTTCAGATGTCTCCAGAAAATGGGTACTAAGTAGATCAACCAAAAGAGCATGTATACCTTGCCCTTGTAGCAGTGAACTCGGAGAAACTCTAGCAGAGGGTGCATGCTCTCCTTGTCATGGAAGAGCTTTGCAGAGAGGTGACGGTTGAGGAACTCGACACCATTTCCAATAGATTTGGAAAGAGTTGGTTTAGGGAAAGATGCATTGAATGGTTCAAAGTCCAACTCAAGCACGAAGTTTCCATTAAGACTGCAatcaacaaaagcaacaccAAATAATTCGTATGATAAGAACATCAAACACATCAAGCATAGCTAGGAGACTATAATTTAACCAAATCCAACTCACCTTCCATCAACAAGCTCCTCTTTGAAGTGCAAGTACTCGGGCACAAGCAACTCCTCGGCAACAAGTGAATGCACATTGACACGAATGTACTCCCAAACACCAGGCCTGGGACGAACAGCCAGTGCCACCCATGGAGGAAGAACAATAGCTTCCTACATTAACCAAAACACTTCAAGTTCAGAACAAAACAGAGACATCCTAAGCAGATAACGACTACTTGTACCCAAAAAAAACTAGCGAAAACAAGCAAAAACTTCTAAAAGTTTACCTGGGTGTTCTTCAGAACTTCCCCAAATTCACTTTCCAACAGATTCTTTTTGGTGGCTTCAGGAATTGCTTCAAACTCATCAATCAGCTGATGAGGCTGCAAAAACCCTTTTCCCTTGGCTTCAATCCTACAGAGACCACAATCCCACACATATTACCCCTCTAAAACTACGTTGTTTTCACTGatccaaacaaacacaaagtgaaaaaaaaaaacctcattGTGATGATCATAGATATATACCTTGAAAGAAAGGCCAGGATCTCGTTACGGTGAGCAGAGAGAGTGTCATCAAGCCTCTCCCTGAGGCTGTGGACACGGGTCAGAATACGTGGGTCCGCCATTGATTTCGCTTCTTAGTGAATCAGAGAAACCAGAAACTGCAAAAACAAACCAAAATGTAAGTGGATAATCACAATACAACCAGTCAACTTTTCAACCTTAATATTTATAAACtaatatcatcatcatcctacAAAGACTATGATTTTTCAACACCGAACAAACAGCCTTAGACTAAGATTGCAACCTCATATAGTGCTAGGTGGAATACTTTAAAGATCCTAGTGGTCTGTATCACAAGAAACCAGTGGTTTTTAACTATTAAGAAATCAgatcaaaaccaaaataataAGCAGAGTGGCTTCCAGTTCAGACCATCATGAAAACCAGGCATTAAATAAAATGAAGGGTTCTGAGCTAAAGATGACATAAAGCCTCTACAACTGAAAACGTTGTCTGGAACAGAAAATAGTTCTCTGGAAGTAAAGCTGGAGAAACCCATTTTAGTTTTTGCTTGTTGGATTTGAACAAGCCCAGTCAAACATTAGTTATGGAAGTGTCAACATAAAGATCTAAGCTCAAACTAAGTGCCTCAAAACCGAAACAGAGCATGTAGAAGGGTGTGATCTACATGATCAGAGCAAATGAAGctcaagaaacaaaaaggGAAACAGAGAACGGGGGAAAAGAACAGAGAATGAGACTAGCAGTACCTAGTTTCAGAATAGGCAAAGAGAAACGGAGAGAAATGGGATGTGGGTTTTCTGAGCAAAGTTGGCAGGTGATTTATAGAAGCGCGAAACAGAAATGGAGTAAATGCCAAGACTTGGAAAAGGGGTAGACTCCAAAACTCGTAAAAAGAATATAAACTTTATCCACTAAAACTTTCCTCGGCTTAAATCTCGGAGATTAAAGAGTAATTTGCGGTGACTGGTGAAACCAGAAAACCATTAAAATGGATCAGACAGAAATGGGAAGAGTATCCATTGATATTCAAGAAGCTGAGGCCTTGGGCTCCAAGGAAATTAAATTGGGATTTACCAGAAATTCAGCAAGGGTGTGAGGTAAGGTAGGAAGGAAATTTAGTCCTGTAAAAAGAATGGGTAGGTTGAAGATTCACATGTTGGACTTTTAGGTCATTTTTGAAGACTTGCAGGTATTCCCTATAAACCCTACAGATGTTATCCTCTAGAACTTTATGGGTTTAATGTAATCTTATCATTAATCTTTGGTATCGGATCAATTTCTTATTACTTTCCTTGTTACTCTGTAGTTGGTACGAAAAGAGACGTATATACTATACACAGATAAAATGAACAGAAAATGTTGGGAGAATTTCAAGATCCAATGGCATATTACTCTAGGGCTCAAAGTGGCAATGAGCTTAAACAAATTGATACATAATGCAACTATTTTGTTAGTAACATTACCTTGAAATGCGACGGATTTTGTTTCGCAAATGCAGAGAGGAATCGAACGCAGAGTTTAGTGAACTCAATGTAAGCAAAAACGCATAGAATGGGAGAATAGAAAGAATGAACGAGAATgggatgaggaagaagaagcctAGATGACCCTTTATATATGTGAAATcagagaggagaggagaggagaggagtcttcttcttcctcacccTCCTAGTCTTTCTTCAATTACAATCTTTAATCAATTATCAAATAGTGCCTCTGTTTTGGAAGAAATGAAAACCACCAATTACTGCAGTGGTTTCAGTGTTGCTTTCTCAAAACCACCGTCTCTGCATTTCCCACTTTCCCCAGCGACCCTAATAATTTATCTGGTTTTTCACTCATAGGTCCATTATCCACTTTCTTATTCCTTTGATCTGTTTAATTATACCGTAAACAAACCCAT
This genomic interval from Argentina anserina chromosome 1, drPotAnse1.1, whole genome shotgun sequence contains the following:
- the LOC126797150 gene encoding uncharacterized protein LOC126797150 isoform X1, giving the protein MNLTQTNHRLTSSSFVPRFPPSHAFQIREFRVFRRRRLKLRHLTLRSRLGNPSFHDFISQLPSPNSLQFAAPAIAFFSGAALFLSDFSNSKRSSGEVSGEWLLLTSPTPFNRSVLVRCPAISLELLEEVDERLVKEGGNFVKVNSGWILSGTTETDSDVVEKLEYQRRCVNTDDGGVVSLDWPAGLDLEEEHGLDTTLILVPGTAQGSMDPNVRSFVCEALGRGCFPIVVNPRGCAGSPLTTPRLFSAADSDDVSTAVEFINKARSGTTLVGVGWGYGANMLTKYLAEIGESSPLTAATCIDNPFDLVEATKSSPHRMAVDQQFTEGLIDILRSNKELFQGRAKGFDVDQALSAKSVREFEKAISMVSHGYDDIDDFYSQSSTRGVVGNVKIPVLFIQKRDDESAPPLTIPRSSIAENPFTSLLLCSFFPSYVVDNCGSALSWCQRLTIEWLTAVELGLLKGRHPLLKDVDLPFEPSRELAHEERDVAASFWLKSKKNSSDRYILSQSGSLNGYAANSTEKMFGETDSAASFWLASKKDSWRKSETEHTELQDVKNGVLDKIHTDDPALVVLDKTHPDDPALVNEEEVNPADGERGQVLQTAEVVMNMLDVTMPDILTEEKKKKVLAAVDRGDTIMQALQDAVPEDVRGKLTAAVSGVLHAQGPNLKFDQLLGAVRIPDISAGLKPKIQDERISSSEGAKEDHHSSDVLKKSDDLLDSSVDSQPADNKLPGELEPGSHPSEQSPTILTLDPTLSTDGSDISGSMGSHPSEQSPTILTLDPTLSTDGSDISGSIIKDTSESGSSDSEHHNNSAKGSEQTKPNNSTGVIVEDKRKQDGGDAQLDTKVEEGNDNQKKENKNTQPVIDESKSDTSDSNAPAPSTSTPNAPAPGVPEPNAPAPSVPAPNAPAFSVTEAFDALTGMDDSTQMAVSNVFGVLENMITQLEESADDENEANKSDSASLKENPGGDNIQENSEISKSDQRVHVDGLSDISVSNGHVNAIDQQPDATTVLEEKPAQSPVSIKANGISSLGSDRVNQVGEDNTEMRDQMVGIDHVNNVPPCLTSIPPCITSISSGVHNYLLSKVRAQSLDLDATASLLLDYFPEEGQWKLLEQPGNVGDSVDDVVAQKVEAQKSVDDEVIEPAYIILDTEKHQEPVKEYEAVDIVEERVEIGEDEREDFGEFVRNTILDNLTVEVGRRQSAADIEIMEPYLTRELEQVANAVSFSVGNAYDPRLEVEYHSVGSEKVGTLHGEHVITAISSAVQETSFLRRVVPVGVIVGSSLAALRKYFVVATVRDSGHAKPPILSQAKMSGEHDMAKVRGTEIHHVAVDKSDHVTRSDSLIDQKEEKMESVDKKEEKTELKNLNNSVMVGAVTAALGASALLVDHQDSITGNETSGSSLQPIKMNSNGQMEPENPEEAPDKHQSNIVTSLAEKAMSVAGPVVPKNQDGGLDQERLVAMMVDMGQNGGMLRLVGKLALLWGGMRGAMSLTDKLIQFLHLSERPLYQRILGFAGMTLVLWSPVAVPLLPTFMQSWATHTPSRMADLACIIGLYAAFMILVTLWGKRIRGYEDPLAEYGLDLTSLPKLFDLFKGLIGGAVLVLSMQSANALLGCVDISWPSTPSSLDAMKLLQVSGQVLKLVGQSILTATGVALVEELFFRSWLPQEIAADLGYHRSIILSGLAFSLCQRSLWAIPGLWLLSVSLAGARQRNQGSLSVPIGLRAGMLASSFILQRGGFLTYRANSPLWIIGTHHFEPFSGLTGFAFALLLAIILYPREPLPTESMESTTEE